The following proteins are co-located in the Fructilactobacillus carniphilus genome:
- the citX gene encoding citrate lyase holo-[acyl-carrier protein] synthase: protein MRDLFTTGTPQTIADVLHSKDERVHRQQQLLTQFPQGTVVALKMNVPGPIKTNAELQELFIAGQRQFEAQFQDVKQLQTPIVTTTSAGTEVFYVFAVAGTTAKQRAMTFEDQEPLGRLFDADVFTSNQQHYSRSTMGYPVRRCFLCDRPAKECGRNRTHSVAELQTYFNQVATEVLGDD from the coding sequence ATGAGAGACCTATTTACGACGGGGACGCCCCAGACCATCGCCGACGTCTTACACAGTAAGGACGAACGGGTGCACCGGCAGCAACAATTGCTGACCCAGTTTCCGCAAGGGACGGTCGTGGCGCTGAAGATGAACGTCCCCGGTCCGATTAAGACCAATGCGGAGCTGCAAGAATTATTTATAGCCGGACAACGGCAGTTCGAAGCCCAGTTTCAGGATGTGAAACAGCTCCAAACACCGATTGTGACCACCACATCAGCCGGGACTGAGGTCTTTTATGTCTTTGCAGTAGCCGGAACGACGGCGAAACAACGCGCGATGACCTTTGAAGACCAGGAACCGCTGGGGCGCTTATTTGATGCGGACGTGTTTACCAGCAATCAGCAACATTATTCGCGCAGTACCATGGGTTATCCGGTTCGCCGTTGTTTTTTGTGTGATCGACCAGCGAAGGAGTGCGGGCGGAACCGAACCCACTCGGTGGCGGAACTGCAGACCTACTTTAATCAGGTGGCCACGGAGGTGCTCGGGGATGACTAA
- the citG gene encoding triphosphoribosyl-dephospho-CoA synthase CitG produces MTNASLDLTFPQQDAESISQTAVAALLDEVVTHPKPGLVDPVDNRGHEDMDVYLFIDSALSMQPYLKQCFQSGINFTGVELTNLMAQLRPLGMTAERRMFAVTNDVNTHKGAIFVLGIILAACGYAQAQAGASDIHLTSVLATERAMTAGLISNDFSQLDHKEHLTAGERQYLEYGTTGIRGEAEAGFPTVFQHGLPALLASSGSQRERILTALLAIVANNRDSNLIKRAGTPAIVAQAQSQAEELLHVKQTTGRLDLVALQRMTDQFAAQNLSLGGSADLLILTIFVARLTHRL; encoded by the coding sequence ATGACTAACGCGTCGCTCGACCTTACCTTTCCGCAGCAGGACGCAGAAAGCATCAGTCAAACCGCGGTAGCAGCGCTTTTAGACGAAGTGGTTACGCACCCCAAACCAGGTCTGGTCGATCCGGTTGATAACCGGGGGCACGAGGACATGGACGTTTACCTGTTTATCGACAGTGCGCTGAGCATGCAACCCTACTTGAAACAGTGTTTTCAATCCGGAATAAACTTTACTGGCGTTGAGCTGACCAATTTAATGGCGCAGCTACGACCGTTGGGAATGACGGCGGAACGGCGGATGTTTGCTGTAACCAACGACGTGAACACGCACAAGGGCGCCATCTTCGTGCTGGGGATTATACTGGCAGCCTGTGGGTATGCCCAAGCGCAAGCCGGAGCGAGTGACATTCATTTGACCTCTGTTTTAGCCACCGAACGAGCCATGACGGCGGGGTTAATCAGCAATGATTTTTCCCAGTTAGACCACAAGGAACATCTAACCGCGGGAGAACGTCAGTACCTAGAGTATGGCACCACGGGAATTCGAGGCGAGGCAGAAGCTGGTTTTCCCACTGTTTTTCAGCATGGACTGCCAGCGTTGTTGGCTAGTTCCGGCAGCCAAAGGGAGCGGATTTTAACCGCACTGCTAGCCATCGTTGCGAACAACCGGGACAGTAACCTAATTAAACGGGCGGGAACTCCGGCAATCGTGGCTCAAGCTCAATCCCAGGCGGAAGAATTGTTACATGTGAAACAAACGACGGGTCGGTTAGATTTAGTGGCGTTACAACGGATGACGGATCAATTTGCTGCTCAGAATTTGAGTCTGGGCGGTTCAGCCGATTTATTAATTCTAACGATTTTTGTGGCACGGTTGACCCACCGGTTATAA
- a CDS encoding alpha/beta hydrolase, translating into MVKFIERQTHFVPVETEGIKQELDLPYADGERQRLDLYWPDAAQGPYPVIIDIHGGGMYFGAKSSQKLAGALELRKQGYAIVSPNYSLSYMAPFPQPVYEIKAVIRWVKAHAADYQLDPDNVYLMGESSGAQLAMLAAASSGSGQLQSPLGGNFHVSDRVNGVIASYGPYDLALMKAQFAVLNQTPKFAEIGDADSFEGVMLGFHRPADVPELNAMANPATYLNQQMVPVLMYAGTGDRVVPYVQTINLAAQIATVIGQDQVEVHIVPDVPHGPSGFLTAEVTQQKENFLKRNRH; encoded by the coding sequence ATGGTTAAATTTATTGAACGCCAAACTCACTTCGTGCCTGTTGAGACAGAGGGGATTAAACAGGAACTAGATCTACCGTATGCGGATGGGGAACGTCAGCGACTCGATTTGTACTGGCCGGATGCAGCACAGGGTCCTTATCCGGTGATCATCGACATTCACGGTGGTGGGATGTACTTTGGAGCTAAGAGTTCGCAAAAACTGGCCGGAGCTTTAGAACTACGAAAACAGGGTTACGCGATTGTGAGTCCGAATTACTCGCTAAGTTACATGGCGCCGTTTCCCCAACCGGTTTACGAAATCAAAGCGGTAATTCGTTGGGTTAAAGCCCATGCAGCAGATTATCAGCTGGATCCTGACAATGTCTATTTGATGGGTGAATCATCAGGGGCCCAGTTAGCCATGCTGGCAGCGGCTTCGAGTGGATCCGGTCAGCTTCAGAGTCCTCTCGGTGGTAATTTCCACGTCAGTGACCGGGTGAACGGCGTGATTGCCTCCTACGGACCGTATGACTTAGCCCTGATGAAGGCCCAATTTGCGGTCTTGAACCAAACGCCCAAGTTTGCGGAAATAGGGGATGCTGATTCCTTTGAAGGGGTCATGCTGGGCTTTCATCGACCGGCCGACGTTCCAGAATTGAATGCCATGGCTAATCCGGCTACGTATCTTAATCAGCAGATGGTTCCAGTTTTAATGTACGCCGGTACGGGCGACCGAGTGGTTCCATACGTGCAGACGATTAACCTGGCGGCGCAAATTGCCACGGTGATTGGGCAAGACCAGGTCGAGGTTCACATTGTGCCAGACGTGCCCCATGGTCCATCCGGGTTCTTGACGGCTGAGGTAACTCAGCAAAAAGAGAACTTTTTAAAACGAAATCGCCATTAA
- the lepB gene encoding signal peptidase I → MKTVKGILSWIIPIVLGLLIALVIKQTLFTVAKVSGPSMDPNLHDRQTIMVWRQAKLKRGSVIVFNATGVDPTAAANDGVIKRVLGSAGTDYVKRVIAVPGDTVAFKNKKLYVNDQEVKQPYISKEQQSQGTEYANQAGNWDLHSLSTQAPNWMKDKGAMKVPAGKYFVLGDNRKVSNDSRYWGFVPKDKVIGVVQTLPFGSTKTERNNINHQAQ, encoded by the coding sequence ATGAAGACTGTTAAAGGAATTTTAAGTTGGATCATTCCCATTGTGCTGGGGCTACTAATTGCCTTGGTGATTAAGCAAACCCTGTTCACCGTGGCGAAGGTTAGTGGACCTTCCATGGATCCGAACTTACATGATCGTCAGACCATTATGGTGTGGCGGCAAGCAAAGCTCAAACGCGGCAGTGTAATTGTTTTCAATGCGACGGGCGTGGACCCGACGGCAGCCGCTAATGATGGTGTAATCAAACGGGTTCTAGGTTCTGCTGGGACTGACTACGTCAAGCGGGTTATCGCGGTTCCCGGTGATACGGTGGCATTTAAGAACAAAAAGCTGTACGTCAATGATCAAGAGGTGAAGCAACCTTATATCAGCAAGGAACAACAAAGTCAGGGAACGGAGTATGCCAACCAAGCTGGTAATTGGGACCTCCATTCTCTGTCTACCCAAGCTCCCAACTGGATGAAAGATAAGGGAGCCATGAAGGTACCCGCGGGTAAGTACTTTGTGCTCGGTGATAACCGGAAAGTCTCAAACGATAGTCGATACTGGGGCTTTGTTCCCAAGGATAAGGTGATTGGAGTGGTCCAAACCTTACCATTTGGGAGCACCAAGACTGAACGCAACAACATTAATCACCAAGCGCAATAG
- a CDS encoding C1 family peptidase — protein MMNFVEPLTDAKLRELQQHFMAWSNHEVVANAISSNGINQTAKNAAVLRQLNRTFSDEIKTGKVSNQKQSGRCWLFSILNTLRHKFADQYNVKDFELSQSYLFFWDKIERANMFYSHLIALADRPLSDRDVTFYLESPDDDGGQWAMAASLVQKYGVVPRETFPENAVTENTSEFAALLNRKLRKDGLALRKLVRAGANDAEIVAAKDQFLNEVYQITASAIGVPPERFDLEYRDDDNHYHLDQDVTPKEFYQKYIGVDLNDYVVLSNAPDKNYYQTYALPSQDNVIGGLPIQFLNLPMEELKQAAITQLQNQETVWFGNDVLKQADRKAGILDSQLYLQDQLLDVDTQMSKKERFESREAEVSHAMTLTGVDLIDGQPRKWKVENSWGDKVGKDGYFVMGDNWMNDYVYEVVIQRKYLTDKQQAALNSDLIVLPPWDSLA, from the coding sequence ATGATGAACTTTGTAGAACCACTGACAGATGCAAAATTACGTGAGTTACAGCAGCATTTTATGGCTTGGTCCAACCATGAGGTGGTCGCCAATGCGATTAGTAGTAATGGGATTAACCAAACTGCGAAGAATGCGGCGGTTTTACGCCAGTTAAATCGGACTTTTTCGGATGAAATTAAGACCGGAAAGGTGTCGAACCAAAAGCAAAGTGGTCGGTGCTGGCTGTTTTCAATTTTAAACACGTTGCGGCATAAATTTGCGGACCAGTATAACGTGAAGGACTTTGAACTATCACAAAGTTATCTCTTTTTCTGGGATAAAATTGAACGGGCGAACATGTTCTATTCACATTTGATTGCTTTGGCAGACCGCCCGCTTTCGGACCGGGACGTTACCTTTTACTTGGAATCTCCTGATGATGATGGGGGTCAGTGGGCCATGGCTGCTTCACTGGTCCAAAAGTATGGGGTTGTTCCACGTGAAACTTTCCCAGAAAATGCCGTTACAGAAAACACCAGTGAATTTGCAGCCCTTTTGAATCGAAAACTCCGTAAAGATGGCTTAGCTTTGCGGAAGTTGGTTCGAGCTGGGGCTAATGATGCTGAAATTGTGGCTGCTAAAGATCAATTTTTGAACGAGGTTTATCAAATTACCGCTAGTGCGATTGGCGTGCCACCAGAACGATTTGACCTTGAATACCGAGACGATGACAACCATTACCACTTGGATCAAGACGTGACGCCCAAAGAATTTTACCAAAAATACATTGGCGTAGATTTGAACGACTACGTGGTGTTGAGTAATGCGCCCGATAAGAATTACTACCAAACGTATGCTTTACCGAGCCAGGATAACGTAATTGGCGGATTACCCATCCAATTTTTGAACCTGCCGATGGAGGAACTGAAGCAAGCGGCCATTACGCAGCTACAAAACCAAGAAACGGTGTGGTTTGGAAATGACGTATTAAAACAAGCAGACCGAAAAGCCGGCATTTTAGACAGCCAACTGTACCTACAAGATCAGCTCTTAGACGTTGATACGCAAATGAGTAAAAAAGAGCGGTTTGAATCTCGTGAGGCAGAAGTGAGTCATGCCATGACGTTAACCGGAGTCGACCTAATTGACGGTCAACCACGGAAATGGAAAGTGGAAAATAGCTGGGGCGACAAGGTGGGTAAAGATGGTTACTTTGTGATGGGGGACAACTGGATGAATGACTACGTTTACGAAGTAGTCATTCAACGTAAGTACCTGACGGATAAGCAACAAGCCGCACTAAACTCAGACTTGATTGTGTTACCACCATGGGATTCGTTGGCATAA
- the cls gene encoding cardiolipin synthase: protein MSLILEIIGIIILLNTIAAIVTVFRQPRNIAATWAWFLVLVFIPVIGFFIYAFFGRRLPKNRMLLLSGSTKKQVSALIKRQKRQLGKVTPEENTNYQILNRAQGMIEMFMNTATAPLLGNNKVDVYTNGNDFIKQLFADIENAQSSIHIEFYTFYADKIGTQTLNLLTQKAKEGVDVRVIYDAWGSMGTNEKFFRPLIEAGGKAYPFLHNRFNLIDMRVNFRDHHKIVTIDGEYGYIGGMNIGDQYMGWKKKFGNWYDCMMRVHGLGVQGLQSRFILDWNATAPNDKIDPNEKDAIKKYYPEIHTDGNAAMQIVASDPISSMEQIKMGYIKLIGMAHHSIKIMTPYLIPDESVLDALKIAVKSGVRVEIMTPSMPDHAFVYRATQYYTEQLTKLGIKVYAYNNGFLHAKTMVIDDELVSIGSANLDYRSFELNFECNAFVYDKDLANRMEAIYEAAIAESTLQTQQIFANESWWLNFKQHFSRLLSPLL, encoded by the coding sequence ATGTCATTAATCTTAGAAATTATCGGCATTATCATCTTACTAAATACGATTGCCGCAATTGTCACGGTGTTTCGTCAGCCACGAAACATCGCAGCGACTTGGGCTTGGTTCCTAGTCCTAGTTTTTATTCCGGTGATTGGATTCTTTATCTACGCCTTTTTCGGGCGTCGCTTACCCAAAAACCGGATGCTTTTGTTATCGGGAAGCACAAAAAAGCAAGTTAGTGCGTTAATCAAGAGACAAAAACGGCAACTCGGCAAGGTGACGCCAGAAGAAAACACCAACTACCAAATTTTAAACCGGGCGCAGGGCATGATTGAAATGTTTATGAACACAGCAACCGCACCGCTTCTGGGAAATAACAAGGTTGATGTTTATACCAACGGAAACGATTTTATTAAGCAATTATTTGCAGACATTGAAAATGCTCAGAGTTCCATTCACATCGAGTTTTATACCTTTTATGCCGACAAAATTGGGACGCAAACGCTTAATTTGTTAACCCAGAAGGCGAAAGAAGGAGTCGACGTCCGGGTGATTTACGATGCCTGGGGATCGATGGGAACCAACGAAAAGTTTTTCCGGCCTTTAATTGAAGCTGGGGGAAAGGCCTATCCATTCCTACACAACCGCTTTAATTTAATTGATATGCGGGTTAACTTCCGGGATCACCACAAGATTGTGACGATTGATGGTGAGTACGGCTACATCGGTGGGATGAACATTGGTGACCAGTACATGGGTTGGAAAAAGAAGTTTGGAAACTGGTACGACTGTATGATGCGGGTTCACGGTTTAGGAGTGCAAGGGCTCCAGTCTCGTTTCATTCTGGATTGGAACGCAACGGCACCGAATGACAAAATTGATCCCAACGAAAAGGATGCCATTAAGAAGTACTATCCTGAGATTCACACGGATGGCAATGCCGCCATGCAGATTGTGGCAAGTGATCCAATTTCCTCCATGGAACAAATCAAGATGGGGTACATCAAGTTAATTGGGATGGCGCATCACTCAATTAAAATCATGACGCCATACTTAATTCCTGATGAATCGGTTCTTGATGCACTGAAAATTGCAGTTAAGTCAGGTGTTCGGGTGGAAATTATGACCCCATCCATGCCGGATCACGCCTTTGTGTACCGGGCCACCCAGTACTACACGGAACAACTCACGAAGCTGGGCATCAAAGTTTATGCCTATAACAACGGATTCTTGCATGCTAAAACGATGGTGATTGATGATGAACTAGTTTCCATCGGTTCCGCTAACTTAGATTACCGGAGTTTTGAACTGAACTTTGAATGTAATGCCTTTGTGTACGATAAGGACCTGGCTAACCGGATGGAAGCCATCTATGAGGCCGCGATTGCAGAAAGTACTTTGCAAACCCAACAAATTTTTGCCAATGAGTCCTGGTGGTTGAACTTTAAACAACACTTTAGTCGGTTATTGTCACCACTGCTCTAA
- a CDS encoding DNA-3-methyladenine glycosylase I produces MSNLSHRCHWAQSTNQQLVTYHDQEWGKPHLESQELFALLSLELMQAGLSWSTVLKKRVAFLTAFHQFDYHQVAKMESDLPDLLQNAAIIRNQRKLTAIIHNAQAVVKLEAAGTNFSDFLWDYVHHQPIEHDVPDATAVPKTIPLTDQVSRDLKQRGFQFTGPVVCYSFFQAAGMINDHENQCPFK; encoded by the coding sequence ATGTCAAACCTTTCTCACCGATGCCACTGGGCTCAATCAACTAACCAACAACTTGTTACTTACCATGATCAAGAGTGGGGTAAACCTCACCTCGAGAGTCAGGAACTCTTTGCGTTACTTTCCTTAGAATTGATGCAAGCCGGCTTGAGCTGGTCGACGGTCCTCAAAAAGCGCGTGGCCTTTCTGACTGCCTTTCACCAGTTTGACTACCACCAAGTAGCAAAAATGGAGTCAGACCTGCCGGACCTATTACAAAACGCGGCCATCATTCGCAATCAACGCAAACTCACGGCTATCATTCATAACGCCCAGGCCGTAGTAAAATTAGAAGCAGCGGGAACCAACTTTAGCGATTTCCTCTGGGACTATGTTCACCACCAGCCCATTGAACATGATGTGCCTGATGCTACTGCCGTTCCTAAAACCATTCCGTTAACCGATCAAGTGAGTCGAGATCTTAAACAACGTGGTTTCCAGTTTACGGGACCCGTGGTCTGTTATTCGTTCTTTCAGGCTGCTGGAATGATTAACGATCACGAAAATCAATGTCCGTTTAAATAA
- a CDS encoding amino acid ABC transporter ATP-binding protein — MIKFTDVQKYYGSFHALHDINLEIKDGETVVLIGPSGSGKSTLLRTINGLETVESGQLIVDGQDVASSATNLNKLRTNVGMVFQHFNLYNNKTILENITLAPKIVLKRGDKENREIAEKLLERVGLADQINKYPSQLSGGQQQRIAIARSLAMNPLALLFDEPTSALDPEMVGSVLDVMREIASNKDYTTLVVTHEMDFARAVADRVIFMADGRILEDAPTDKFFDHPESERARKFLSQVEHH; from the coding sequence ATGATTAAATTTACGGACGTGCAAAAGTACTACGGTTCTTTTCATGCCCTTCACGACATTAACTTAGAAATTAAGGACGGGGAAACGGTGGTTCTGATCGGACCATCCGGTTCCGGGAAATCGACCTTGTTACGGACCATTAATGGACTAGAGACGGTGGAATCCGGGCAATTAATTGTCGATGGTCAAGACGTGGCTAGTAGCGCCACGAACCTCAACAAACTGCGGACCAACGTCGGAATGGTGTTCCAACACTTCAACCTCTACAATAACAAAACGATTTTAGAAAACATCACATTAGCACCCAAAATCGTGTTAAAACGGGGCGACAAGGAAAACCGTGAGATTGCGGAAAAATTGCTGGAACGAGTGGGCTTAGCGGATCAGATTAATAAGTACCCATCCCAGTTATCCGGGGGACAACAACAACGAATCGCGATTGCGCGTTCTCTAGCAATGAACCCTTTAGCCCTTCTCTTTGATGAACCAACCTCTGCCCTAGACCCAGAAATGGTCGGGAGTGTGCTGGACGTTATGCGTGAAATTGCGTCTAACAAAGATTATACAACGCTCGTGGTAACTCACGAAATGGACTTCGCCCGCGCCGTGGCTGATCGAGTTATTTTTATGGCCGACGGTCGAATCTTAGAGGATGCGCCGACGGATAAATTCTTCGATCACCCAGAAAGCGAACGGGCCCGGAAGTTCTTGTCTCAAGTGGAACATCACTAG
- a CDS encoding transporter substrate-binding domain-containing protein, producing the protein MSKLHERRVGLVASIVLVVVLVGAIALGLNHQKSQARNNDSLETIKTTHVMRWGVKSDTRLFGLISPKTGQSEGFDVDVARAVTEQIAKQTGTKIKPEFTPVTTSSKIQLLKNNQVDAVAASMTITQERAKVVDFSKPYFPAGQSLLVKKGSPIKSIKDLNRPDATIIGVMGTTALQTTKQFAPKAKVIAMPDNSQAFSALQSGQGDAMTTDNAILYGFSSQSPSVQVVGGTFTNQPYGLAVNKGQTRLQREVDQALVTIRQNGTYERLIKKWFGNIPGLDWRELLK; encoded by the coding sequence ATGAGTAAATTACACGAACGACGAGTGGGATTAGTGGCGTCCATCGTGCTCGTGGTGGTGTTAGTGGGAGCCATCGCCCTCGGTCTCAACCACCAAAAGAGTCAAGCCCGCAATAACGATAGCTTAGAAACGATTAAAACCACGCACGTCATGCGCTGGGGCGTTAAGTCCGATACCCGGCTGTTTGGGCTGATTAGTCCTAAAACCGGCCAGAGTGAAGGATTTGACGTGGACGTTGCCCGCGCCGTGACCGAACAAATTGCCAAGCAAACGGGGACGAAGATTAAACCGGAATTTACGCCGGTAACGACGTCTTCCAAAATTCAACTGTTAAAAAACAACCAGGTTGACGCCGTGGCTGCTTCCATGACGATTACGCAAGAACGGGCCAAAGTGGTGGACTTTTCTAAGCCGTACTTCCCGGCCGGTCAATCTTTACTGGTTAAAAAGGGATCACCCATCAAAAGTATTAAGGATTTAAACCGTCCCGACGCCACCATCATTGGGGTAATGGGAACGACGGCTTTGCAAACCACGAAGCAGTTCGCTCCCAAAGCCAAGGTGATTGCGATGCCGGATAACTCGCAGGCCTTTAGTGCACTGCAATCAGGTCAAGGGGATGCTATGACCACTGATAATGCCATCTTGTACGGGTTCTCTTCACAGAGTCCGAGTGTGCAAGTGGTGGGCGGAACCTTTACGAACCAACCGTACGGATTGGCAGTTAACAAGGGACAAACCCGCCTCCAACGTGAAGTTGATCAAGCGTTGGTTACAATTCGACAAAACGGAACGTACGAACGCTTAATCAAGAAGTGGTTTGGTAACATTCCAGGCCTAGATTGGAGGGAACTACTGAAATGA
- a CDS encoding amino acid ABC transporter permease translates to MIKILTDNWQTILTGFGYTIGASILGLIGSLVLGTVFALMEMTPQPVIRGIGKAFVEFFRNIPLLVITLFFYVVVSHLLKINGFWSGTMALALYTSAFIAECIRGGVNSVDPGQMEGARSNGMTYTQAMVHVVLPQGFKLALPSLGNQFINLIKNSSILSFVAGLDLMYQANVISGANLDPFNTYIVIGIFYLLLTGPLSVLMTKLENKLGGSN, encoded by the coding sequence ATGATTAAAATCTTAACTGATAACTGGCAAACCATTTTAACTGGATTTGGGTACACCATCGGAGCTTCCATTCTAGGTCTCATCGGTTCGCTAGTCTTAGGAACGGTATTTGCCCTGATGGAAATGACGCCCCAACCAGTCATCCGGGGGATTGGGAAAGCTTTTGTGGAGTTCTTCCGGAACATTCCGCTGTTGGTAATTACGTTATTTTTCTACGTGGTGGTTTCCCACTTGCTCAAAATTAATGGTTTTTGGTCCGGAACCATGGCCCTCGCGCTTTATACCTCGGCTTTTATTGCCGAATGTATTCGGGGAGGAGTTAATTCCGTTGATCCCGGGCAAATGGAAGGGGCCCGTTCCAACGGAATGACGTACACGCAAGCAATGGTGCACGTGGTCTTACCGCAAGGCTTTAAGTTGGCGCTTCCTTCGTTAGGGAACCAGTTTATTAACTTGATTAAGAACTCATCCATCCTGTCCTTCGTGGCTGGGTTGGATTTGATGTACCAAGCTAACGTGATATCTGGAGCCAACTTGGATCCCTTTAACACCTACATCGTCATCGGAATTTTCTACCTGTTATTGACCGGACCGTTGTCCGTGTTGATGACGAAGCTCGAAAACAAGTTAGGGGGGAGTAACTAA